CTGCGAGAATGAACAGTGATCAGGACGATTTGCCCAGCAGAGCGTTGTATTCCTCGACACAGAGTTCGTAATGGTTGTGGGTGGAACGGGCGTTGGCCAGATAGACTGCCTTGACATCGGCATCATTAATCTTCGCTGCCATGGCCAGCAGATCTTTTTCCAGGGCTTCTTCCTGCTCAATCGCCAGCTCAATCGCTTTGCGCTCGTCAAAGTCGGCCAGCAGGGCCTGTTGCAGCGATTTCCACCAGGAGGATTCGGTATTGGGAGGTGCGCTGATGAAGGCATCGAAAGACGGCACATCATCGCCCTTGTAGATATTGAAAAACATGTGGGCGTGCTGCTTCTCTTCGTTGGCCAGAATTTCAAAAGACTGCCGGGCCTTAGGGTCCGCCATCTTCTCGGCCCCGTACTTATAGTAATCCATGGCGTCTTTTTCGGTCTGCATGGCCGCCTTGATGGCCCGCTGTAGTTCTTGCTGTTCCATGTTTGGGATCCCTCCGCTATGGGTAAAACATCAACAAAGTGCCGCGATTGTATCCAACTTTCGTTGATATTGCAATCGCCGCCTGCCGCTTCGCCTGCTCACAGCAGTTGCTTGAGCCAGCCGAAGGCCACCAGTGTGCCGAGACTCGAACCAAGGGAAGACAGAAAGAAGACCAGCAGTATCCGCGTCAGGCGGTTACGCCACCAGCCTGACAGGGTCACCACCGCCTCCAGCACAGCCTCCATGTCGCGCACCTTGGGGGGGACCAGCAGCGCCTGAACGAAGGCGGTGACGAAGCCGGCGCCGATGGTGGGATTCAGCGAGGTGATGGGGGCGGCGACGAAGGCGGCCACCACGGTCAGCGGATGGCCCCAGGCAACCAGCGTGCCCAGAGCGCTGAGGCTGCCGTTGGCCAGAATCCAGGCCCCGGCAGCTTGGTAGAGTTGTTCGCGGTCGGCAAAGAAGAAGCCAATGACAAACAGTGCGGCGACCAGCAACGGAATCAGCCAGGGCAGCAGCCGTGAATAAAGAGGTTTGACGGGAATGCTGGCCAGTTCGGCCAGGGCGGCGTCGCTTTCGTTGTGGGCGAGATGGCGGCAGATGCCGGGAATGTGGGCTGCGCCGACCACGGCGACGATCCGCGCACCCGCCGTCTGACGAAGCTGATGGGCCATCCAGCGGTCGCGCTCGTCGACCAAAATACTTTTGGCGGCGGGCAAGAGATCACCCATTTCTTCAAGCATGGAGGAGAGACTGTCGGACTGGCGCAAGCGGGCAAGTTCCTCCTCGTCAATCTCGTGTTTTTCGAACAGGCCGGCAAAGAGCGTGGTGACCAGCTGTATTTTCTGCCATAGCCCGGTCTTGCGCCAGGCCCGCAGCAGGGTAGTGCGGATGTCACGGTCGATGAGATGGACTGGCAGGCTGCGTTCTTCGGCTGCCTGGGCAGCGGCGGCCAGCTCCTCGCCAGGTCGCACACCGGTCTGCAGCCCCATACGTTTCTGGAACGATGCCAGAGCCAGGTTGGCCATCAGAAAGGGAATCTGGCCTTGACGAATGACCTGGCGGATATTGAGCTGTTCCCAGCGGTTACGTTCAGTCAGGTGCGCGTAGCGCTGGGCATCAAGTTCAACACAAACAGCGTCAGGTTGTTCGGTGGCGATGGTGTGTTGCACCATTTCAACCGAGGCGCGGGAGATGTGGGCGGTGCCGACCAGCAGGATTTCGCGGCCGTTGTGGTGGATGCGGTGCAGATCGCCCGTTGCAGTCGGGGCCTCTGTGGCTCTCTCGGGTACGGTGCTGGACATGGGAATTCCGGCAGGCGACGGTATCCGACGGGGAACCGCCCTGCGACAAAAAGTGGCCGCCGACAGCGGAAAAGAGGAACAACGATAGACAAAACAAAGGCATCAGGCAGGGTGACCTGATGCCTAGATGAAGCGCTCTCCACGCCAGCCGTGAATCTTTGGCCTCACAACGAGAGCCAAACAGGTGGGGTCCCTTGTGGGCGTATCAGGCGTCCCTCTACGGGGAGGGCTGGCACACAACACCTCTGGAAGAAACCCCGATTCATGCATATTCCGCGTGGGCGTTCAGATTTCACGCACTGGGCAGAGAGCTGCATCATCGTTGTTTTTAGCAACAGCCTGGAGAGGAAGTTCTCCTTATGT
This window of the Desulfuromonas thiophila genome carries:
- a CDS encoding TraB/GumN family protein, coding for MSSTVPERATEAPTATGDLHRIHHNGREILLVGTAHISRASVEMVQHTIATEQPDAVCVELDAQRYAHLTERNRWEQLNIRQVIRQGQIPFLMANLALASFQKRMGLQTGVRPGEELAAAAQAAEERSLPVHLIDRDIRTTLLRAWRKTGLWQKIQLVTTLFAGLFEKHEIDEEELARLRQSDSLSSMLEEMGDLLPAAKSILVDERDRWMAHQLRQTAGARIVAVVGAAHIPGICRHLAHNESDAALAELASIPVKPLYSRLLPWLIPLLVAALFVIGFFFADREQLYQAAGAWILANGSLSALGTLVAWGHPLTVVAAFVAAPITSLNPTIGAGFVTAFVQALLVPPKVRDMEAVLEAVVTLSGWWRNRLTRILLVFFLSSLGSSLGTLVAFGWLKQLL
- a CDS encoding ferritin-like domain-containing protein, with the protein product MEQQELQRAIKAAMQTEKDAMDYYKYGAEKMADPKARQSFEILANEEKQHAHMFFNIYKGDDVPSFDAFISAPPNTESSWWKSLQQALLADFDERKAIELAIEQEEALEKDLLAMAAKINDADVKAVYLANARSTHNHYELCVEEYNALLGKSS